Proteins from one Candida orthopsilosis Co 90-125, chromosome 2 draft sequence genomic window:
- a CDS encoding Vps5 protein (S. cerevisiae homolog VPS5 has phosphatidylinositol-3-phosphate binding, protein transporter activity and has role in protein retention in Golgi apparatus, retrograde transport, endosome to Golgi), with amino-acid sequence MDEDLTKSVWDDEFDSNKPNTDEQSSGFGDGMQTSSTAFGQSITPLANEFQSYSIDDPFANPFEDKKPQTEVSDVENTDEVQNFTSFNSEQEQLHELKSEERKELKSQLLSELTNGSEDSDLLAEQLNKRTPKNVRKTDELFHDRESPVKLVSSGEETTLSPSRPFNVKKFKAGRPRKFSSKTNVQHLNSSQFESADAPLGPLGGATKIEEEPVVEPVHEDEKKEKVNNNEKDDNRDGEQPKKQPSHNKDENELDITVGDPTKVGDITTAHIVYTIRTKNKNPESQNFPNINTTEVTRRYRDFRWIYHQLQGNHPGRIIPPPPSKQSIIGRFNEKLIEHRRFALEKMLRNIANKRGLANDPDFISFLTNDGDGRFNEGGLEDSAIHEGETTNSNSSSAANVAASAAIASTGFMSSLFSMSNKFVDPDQYFVEKKNYLDDLEYNLKQFAKTIDLIGTQRQDMINILEELAITVEELSALEISKATGDLLNAFSEVEFKIKDNLDRLNISDQLTIGFTIDEYLRIIESINYVLQTRIKIYQSLSSLTSQIDKLSKKQPLSPERSFEVEKLKERQGDLKKQFEQISDTIKAELEEFELNRIDDFRNNVEIYVESSIESQKEAIELYETFYSRYILK; translated from the coding sequence ATGGATGAGGATTTAACTAAATCAGTTTGggatgatgaatttgattccAATAAGCCAAATACCGACGAACAATCGAGCGGATTTGGCGATGGTATGCAAACATCTTCAACCGCATTTGGTCAATCAATTACGCCCCTAGCCAATGAATTTCAATCATACTCAATCGACGACCCATTTGCCAACCCTTTTGAAGATAAGAAGCCACAGACTGAAGTAAGTGATGTCGAAAACACAGATGAGGTACAGAATTTTACAAGTTTCAACTCAGAGCAGGAACAATTACATGAACTTAAATCAGAAGAAAggaaagaattgaaaagtcAACTATTGTCAGAACTAACGAATGGATCAGAAGACAGCGATCTTTTGGCAGagcaattgaataaaagGACACCAAAGAATGTAAGGAAAACTGATGAATTGTTTCACGATAGGGAGTCACCCGTTAAGCTTGTTTCCCTGGGTGAAGAGACTACATTGTCACCCAGTAGACCATTCAATGTGAAGAAGTTTAAAGCTGGTAGACCACGAAAGTTTAGCTCGAAAACAAATGTGcaacatttgaattcatcTCAGTTTGAATCAGCTGATGCCCCGTTAGGGCCTTTAGGTGGTGCGACAAAGATCGAAGAGGAACCCGTTGTTGAGCCAGTAcatgaagatgaaaagaaagagaaggtAAACAATAATGAAAAGGATGACAACAGGGACGGTGAGCAGCCCAAGAAACAGCCATCACACAATAAGGATGAAAATGAGTTGGATATTACAGTGGGTGATCCGACGAAAGTGGGCGACATAACTACTGCACATATTGTATACACAATCAGGaccaaaaataaaaaccCCGAGTCTCAGAACTTTCCTAACATTAACACCACAGAAGTGACAAGAAGATATAGAGACTTTAGATGGATCTATCACCAACTACAAGGGAATCACCCGGGAAGGATTATTCCCCCGCCTCcttcaaaacaaagtatAATTGGAAGATTTAAcgaaaagttgattgaacaCAGAAGATTTGCTCTAGAAAAAATGCTACGTAACATTGCCAACAAACGGGGCCTTGCTAACGATCCAGATTTTATATCTTTTTTGACTAACGATGGTGATGGAAGGTTCAACGAGGGTGGACTTGAGGACTCAGCTATTCACGAAGGAGAAACAACCAACTCGAACTCCTCATCTGCGGCAAATGTTGCAGCTAGTGCAGCTATAGCCTCCACTGGGTTTATGAGCTCATTGTTTTCCATGTCTAATAAATTTGTCGACCCTGACCAGTATTTtgtggaaaagaaaaactaTCTTGACGATTTGGAGTACAacttgaaacaatttgccAAAACAATCGACTTGATTGGGACTCAGCGACAAGATATGATCAACATCCTTGAGGAATTAGCAATTACAGTGGAGGAGTTATCAGCATTAGAAATCAGTAAGGCAACAGGAGATCTACTCAACGCTTTTAGCGAGGTTGagttcaaaatcaaagataACTTGGACAGACTTAACATTTCAGATCAGTTGACTATAGGGTTTACCATCGATGAGTACTTGCGCATCATTGAATCCATAAATTACGTCCTTCAAACGAGAATAAAAATCTATCAACTGTTGTCATCATTAACATCGCAAATAGACAAGCTATCAAAAAAGCAACCACTTCTGCCTGAGAGATCATTTGAGGTTGAAAAGCTAAAAGAGAGACAAGGCGACTTGAAGAAACAGTTTGAGCAAATAAGTGATACTATAAAAGCggaattggaagaatttgaaCTCAATAGGATCGATGATTTTAgaaacaatgttgaaatctACGTTGAAAGTTCAATTGAGTCACAGAAAGAGGCAATAGAATTGTATGAAACATTTTATAGTCGGTACATACTTAAGTAG
- a CDS encoding Lip7 protein (probable lipase, part of a gene family members are differentially expressed during infection) translates to MKLCFEWIYLIWSLLVTPVTFALKPPHLDEFYDPPKEYHGTRLGEILKVRQPPGSIRSYLAPVNAISWQLLIRSEDSFGNPNSISATILESQDSDSTKILAYQAFENSATGDCRPSYAILSGSFETSQIQAELAFISMALSKGWFVLIPDYEGPHSSFPAAKISAFSVMNAMRAARTFINKDAHFAMLGYSGGALASAWTAILHPQYAPELKIVGAAMGGTITNISALVETVDGGPYAGLVVNILNGLGNEYPRFKYAIHRYGLNLRNYCLISAAIHYFGSKFNVDVYKNFLQNGIIRYYFNKNSLLGKPAPKMPVFIYHSVLNEMSPINEVHKLVNQWCAQGAKLEFSEDLSYNHMVEAFTGIPAALTWLENRFELRETPSKCVWEKRISNLMYPGSSTLIKEHLKYSISQVLSKINFFS, encoded by the coding sequence ATGAAGCTCTGTTTTGAATGGATATATCTTATATGGCTGCTATTAGTGACACCAGTAACATTCGCTTTGAAGCCTCCTcatttggatgaatttTATGATCCTCCAAAAGAATATCATGGGACGCGTTTGGGAGAAATACTAAAAGTTAGACAACCACCAGGTTCAATTCGTTCTTACCTTGCACCGGTCAATGCTATCTCATGGCAACTTCTTATTAGGTCTGAAGACTCTTTTGGTAAtcccaattcaatttctgcCACCATATTAGAGTCCCAAGACTCAGATTCCACTAAAATATTAGCATATcaagcttttgaaaactcCGCTACCGGTGATTGTCGACCCTCATATGCGATTCTTTCTGGGTCGTTTGAAACTTCCCAAATTCAAGCAGAGCTTGCATTTATCTCAATGGCGTTGTCGAAAGGGTGGTTTGTATTAATACCTGATTATGAAGGGCCTCACCTGTCATTTCCGGCAGCAAAAATATCAGCCTTTTCAGTAATGAACGCCATGAGAGCTGCCAGGacattcatcaataaagaCGCTCACTTTGCCATGTTGGGATATTCTGGTGGTGCCTTGGCATCAGCTTGGACTGCAATCCTCCACCCTCAATATGCACCAGAATTGAAAATCGTCGGAGCTGCAATGGGAGGCACTATAACCAACATTAGTGCCTTGGTTGAAACTGTGGATGGGGGTCCATATGCTGGCCTAGTGGTGAATATATTAAATGGGTTGGGAAATGAGTATCCTAGGTTTAAATATGCAATTCACAGGTACGGGTTGAATTTAAGAAActattgtttgatttcagcGGCAATCCACTACTTTGGCTCCAAATTCAACGTTGACGTTTACAAAAACTTCTTGCAAAATGGAATCATAAGGTACTATTTTAACAAAAATAGCCTTTTGGGTAAGCCAGCGCCAAAGATGCCAGTCTTCATATACCACTCTGTGCTCAATGAAATGTCACCAATCAATGAAGTGCATAAATTGGTTAATCAATGGTGTGCACAAGGTGCAAAGTTGGAATTTTCCGAAGATTTAAGTTACAATCATATGGTGGAAGCATTCACTGGTATACCTGCAGCATTAACATGGTTGGAAAATAGATTTGAATTGAGAGAAACTCCAAGCAAATGTGTCTGGGAAAAGCGGATTTCAAACTTAATGTATCCCGGTAGTTCAACTTTAATCAAAGAGCATTTAAAGTATTCTATATCGCAAGTtttatccaaaatcaattttttttcataa
- a CDS encoding Ump1 protein (S. cerevisiae homolog UMP1 has role in ubiquitin-dependent protein catabolic process, response to DNA damage stimulus, proteasome assembly and localizes to cytoplasm, nucleus) has protein sequence MSLRIIPSDSRESEVSSTHFNVPSTNAPSLSETLHTQSGPINISSKINNLHPLQSRVNNWEQTQQDTRFETYRRIFGAGEPIKRTMELSIVENTDFKPQVLGGSDPMHKDMLLGKDASLDWEDVYPNGLNQNGSNVMDMHGEMEKRLGL, from the exons atg TCCTTGAGAATAATTCCCTCCGATTCAAGAGAATCCGAAGTTTCATCTACCCACTTCAATGTCCCTTCCACAAATGCTCCTTCATTATCAGAAACATTACATACCCAATCAGGACCAATAAATATATcatccaaaatcaacaacctTCATCCATTACAATCTAGAGTAAACAACTGGGAACAAACTCAACAGGATACTAGATTCGAAACTTACAGACGTATATTTGGTGCAGGTGAACCGATCAAAAGAACAATGGAGttgtcaattgttgaaaatactGATTTCAAACCACAAGTATTGGGAGGCAGTGATCCAATGCATAAGGATATGTTGTTGGGAAAAGATGCTAGTTTGGATTGGGAAGATGTTTATCCAAATGGATTGAATCAAAACGGAAGCAATGTAATGGATATGCATGGCGAGATGGAAAAGAGATTAGGTCTTTAA